GAGCAATCATTGTAACAAATATATAGATGAGATATGCATGTATGCTGCCTGTTTGTATGGAATGCCTTGTTCTTTTTGAAAACTGAGCAAATAAGCGTATTATAGGTGCATAAAAGTACAGTTCAAACAGAGATTGTGTAGACACTATATATTTGATTGACTTATGATAATACGGCGATGCACCTTCCTCTGTCTTTATTTCTCTACCAGGCATATAAAGCGGCTTCAAAACAATACGCAGCGGTTTTGAATATCCCGTAGCACTATACTGCATCCGTGGGTTTAGTCCAACAAATCCACAGTCCCATGTGCCATATTTTCTTTCTTTTGAATGACCTCCTGCCAATTTTACCAATATAAAGGTCACACTTGCGATGACAACCCCCATAATAACAACCGCAATTGGTGAAATCGCGTTTTTATTTATACTTAAAGGATAATAAACGAAAAATGCTCCTCCTTGCAGATCGGATATAAGCGTTGTGCCTATCATTTCAAGGTTTACCCTGTCAATAAGTCTCAAGGCCAATGTTGGGAAAATACCCAGTATGACACATAATAGAGTAAGCAAGCCTTGCCCTATTCTCATGCTTGCTGGAACCTCCCGCGCACTTTCTGCATGCTCACTTCTGGGCAATCCCAGAAAAGATATTCCTATCAGTTTTACAAAGCAAGCCGCTGCTAATGCACCTGCCATAGCAAGTGCCGCCACGGTCAGCATGGATATGAGGTTTATTGCCGAGGTGTTTGAGCCTAAACTCATAAATAATGACTGATAAGTCATCCACTCGCTGGCAAAACCATTAAAAGGAGGTATTGCAGATATCGAAAGAGCTGCTATCAGAAAGAGGAGTCCGGTAAAGGGCATCTTTTTTATGAGACCTCCCAATTCCTCCATATCCTTGGTGTGAGTTGCATAATGTATTGAGCCGGCCCCCAGGAAAAGTGCACCTTTGAATAGTGTATGGTTCAAAAGGTGAAAAAGCGCAGCCATCATGGAAAGACCGCATAAAACCATATTCCCGCTGGAGTATGCCATAAAGGAAATACCCATTCCCATCAATATTATTCCTATATTTTCTATACTGCTATAAGCAAGAAGCCGTTTGATGTTGTGCTCCATTAGAGCATAAGCCACTCCCAGCACTGCAGAGACAGCCCCGGCAGTAAGTATCAAAACACCCCACCACATAGGCTTGTCCGTAAAAGAAATAAATGCAAAACGGAGAATTCCATATATAGCGGTTTTTATCATTATTCCTGACATAAGGGCCGATACATTGCTTGGAGCTGCCGGATGCGCATAAGGAAGCCATACATGAAAGGGAATCACACCGGCTTTTGTACCGAAGCCAATCAGAAGCAAAACAAATACTATACTCTTGATACTTGCCGGGACAGCACCAATATTAACTCCAATCTCAAGGCTGTGGGTGTACTTGTACGTTAACATGAAAGCTATCGTTAAGAAGGCTGTACCGATATGAGTCATTATTAGGTATAGTGTCCCTGCTTTTCTGTTTTCTGCATGCTCGCCTTCAAATATGACCAGGAAGTATGATAATAAAGACATTAGCTCCCATGATATCAGGAAGCCTATGACATTGCCTGATGTCATCACAAATATCATCGATAATATAAAAGTGTTATATAAAAAATTAAACATTCCTACGTTTCTCTTGTTGTAATAATGCGAAATATACCCTATCGAGTATATTGACACTGCCAATACCAGAATTGAAAGAGCAAGTATGAAAAAAGCCGAAAGCTTGTCTATATACAGATTGAAGGCTATATGAGGCACAGACATGGAAAAGCTTGCAATGACAGTCTTCTGTGTTCCTTCCACGATATTGGCGATAGAAAGCCAGATACCCGCAGCTGCGGCTATAGAGCTTAATAGGTTAGATAGTATATTGCAGATTTTATGTTTATTATAGAAAACAAGCGATGTTAGCGCGCTTGCAGTATAAAAAACCAACATAGCTGCAGCTAATGGTCCGTTATTAATTATGTACATTTTTTAACCTCCAAAAAGACGTATGAACGCTTCCATTATACTCCTCGAGTTCAGAAATGCAAGAGTTTATTGCTGGAATTTGTTGTTTTTTGCATGAAAATAAACCCGTCTATGAGCTAAATCATAGACGGGTTTTGATTATTACTATGCTTGTGGTTTCATTGTCGGGAAGAGTATTACATCCCTTATGGAGTAGGAATCTGTAAGGAACATTATTATTCTGTCTATTCCTATACCAAGTCCTCCTGTAGGAGGCATACCAATTTCAAGAGAATTTACAAAGTCATCATCTGTTGCATATGCTTCGTCGTCTCCAAGTTCCTTATCATTTGCCTGCTGCTCAAATCTTTCCTTTTGGTCGATTGGATCGTTAAGTTCAGTATAAGCATTTCCAATCTCTCTGGCATATATGAAGGCTTCGAACCTCTCTGTCATTGTCGGGTCATCATTCTTCTTCTTGGTGAGTGGTGATATCTCCACCGGGTAGTCCATAATGAAGGTAGGCTGTATGAGGTGCTCTTCAGCATATACTTCAAAGGCTGCGTTCAGTATATCACCTTTAGAGCAGTCCTGAAGCTTTTTCTTCAGCTCATCAACAACCTTGAGCTTCTTAGCTACTTCTCTTGCTTCCTCATTGCTCTTTATTTCATTGAAGTCAACACCGGAATATTTCTTAACAGCTTCTACCATGGTCAATCTGTTCCATGGTGGTGCAAAATCCAATTCAATTCCCTGGTAATTGACCTTAGTTGTTCCCAGGACCTTCTCCGCACAATATGCTACAAGGTTCTCCGTAAGCTCCATCATATCGTTGTAATCGGCGTAAGCCTGATATAATTCAATCATTGTGAATTCAGGATTGTGTCTGACGTCAATACCTTCATTTCTGAAGTCCTTGCCCATTTCATACACTCTCTCAAAACCGCCGACTATAAGTCTCTTCAAATAAAGCTCTGTAGCTATCCTGAGATATAAATCTATATCCAAAGCGTTGCTGTGAGTTTTAAAAGGTCTCGCTGCAGCTCCGCTGGCTATTGTAGCAAGTATTGGTGTATCTACTTCTATGTAATCCTTTGCATCAAGGAATTCTCTTATTGCCTTTATTATCTTTGTCCTCTTATAGAATGTATCCCTTACATCATCATTGACAATAAGGTCTACATATCTCTGTCTGTACCTCATTTCAGTATCCTTAAGTCCGTGCCACTTCTCCGGAAGGGGCTGCAGTGACTTGCACAATAAGAGTACCTGCTTTACATGTACTGATATCTCGCCTCTTTTTGTCTTGAAGACAAAACCCTTTATGCCGACGATATCACCGATGTCATAGGTCTTGAATATCTTGTATTCCTCTTCACCTATCTCATCCTGCTTAATATATGTCTGTACTCTTCCATATCTGTCCTGAATATCGCAAAATGATGCTTTTCCCATGTCCCTGAATGACATAATTCTTCCAGCTATAGAAACATCCTTGCCTTCCATCTCTTCAAAATTATCCTTGATGTCCCTTGAATGGTGAGTCTGATCATAATTCAATATTTCAAAGGGGTTTCTGCCTGCTTCTTTCAGCTGCTCAAGCTTATCCCTTCTGATCTTTAGTATCTCACTCAGGTTCAGTTCATCATTAGCCATGTTAATTCCCCCTACTTATTTATGTTGAGTATCTCATATTTGATTACTCCATCCGGTACAACAATGTCGACAATACTGCCAATGCCTTTGCCCATCAAAGCTTTACCTACAGGAGATTCATTTGAAATCTTAAGATTGAGTGGATCCGCTTCAGCAGATCCTCCGATTGTATATTCAACCTCGTCGCCGAGTTCAACGTCCTTAAGAGTGACCTTGCAGCCCACGCTTACAATGTCTGTCTGAATATCGTCCTCATCTACTACCTTGGCAGTTTTTAGAATGTTCTCTACCTGTGCAATTCTACCTTCCACAAATGCCTGCTCATTCTTTGCTTCGTCATATTCTGAGTTCTCAGATATGTCTCCAAAAGCTAAAGCCTGCTTTATTCTAAGTGCCACCTCAGCCCTTCTTTTACTCTTTAAAAAGTCCAATTCCTCTTCAAGTTTAGCAAGACCTTCTATTGTTAATATGTTCTGTTTGCTCACAGTCTCCTGCCTCCCGTTCCATAAGATTTTGTGCGAATACACATAAAATCTGGCTCGTAACCTAGCCAGTACAATGAAACCCTATACACTGTTCGTATTAATGATAAGTAGTATTGATAATATGCTCCTAATACTTTTTTTTATGCTGTGTATGTATTCCTATTATCCATTTTCTTTCTTGACACGGTATTATTAGCCTTTGTAAAATCTAGCTTGTTCAGCGTTCTTTTTACTTTATTTGTTTATTATAATGTAGTAGTTTCCGTATGTCAAGTATTAGTGAAAGGCTCCAAATAAAGCAAGGCAATACCTGTAAGGTGTTATTATCGACTATGACCTGAGTTACTGTCTTGAGATATATAAATAAGGAAATCTCTTTATAAAACCTATAAGACTTCTTTCCTTGTAAAAGTGCCTCAATATCCCAAGCATTTCATCGTTAAAGCAAACAAGGGTGTTGTCTTCACTCAAACCCTCCAGCCTGTCATTCCATAATAGAACCTGACTGATTTTTTCGAAATTGCCTGTTGCAGAATTATCTCCAACTAAGATCTTTCCTGTCAGTTCAGTCTGATATGGTTCAAGGTCCACACTATCGTCTGCCAGTATAATGTCACTTTGGGAGATTGCTCTGTCTAAATCCTTCGTAAAAACAGCTGATATTCCCTTCTCAGCCATAAGCTTTTCGAAAACCGCCTTTTTAAAGCTGCTATCCATTTTGTCATGCTCATAAATAAATACCCCGCAGGCTTCCTCTGACATTGTGCTGACATACTGATAGCTGGTGGACTCCCCGACAAAGCACAGGTTCTTTTTCAGCAGATTGGCATTTTTCTCTCCTGATAGTTTAATAAGTACAGCCAAACCTTTGATTGCCTTAATTTCATCAATAATACCCCTTTCTATGCTGCTTTCCATATGCTCCATACCGCTTCCAAAATAATACTCAGTATTCTTCCCTATAAAAAAGCTGATGCTATTCTCCATGCACAAGCTTTTCAGTGCCTTGGCCATCCGTCTGTTATCAGCAGGCACTTTCATAACAGGGCATTCTATTATATGCACTTTAATTTTATTCTGGGCATTGCCTACTTCAATGATTTGGCTAATACTCGGCATAGCAAAAAAATTCAATATTTTCGGCAGAGTGCTTCTTCTAAAAATAACTATAGCAGCATTATACATAGCATCCCCTCCGAAAATATTGAAATTTGAAGCCCGCATGCCGTATTATGAAATAAAATAACCGTCAGGCAATTTCCTCATATAATAATATTAGAGGCCTGACGGATATATGCTTGGTTTTATTTAACAATTGTTCTATACCTGATTATCCGCATAAATCACCTCTTCATTATCAAAGTGTTCCACCCTTGGCTGGAAATTTATCTCCTTCAGCACCCTCAGATAGTCATCGGTCGTTATTTCATCCATTCCCATGCCTATGAGTGCTACCAGCAGTGCCTCAATAACGTTGGTGCCGAAGGAACGCCCCTCCAGATCCGGAGTCGATGTAACCAGTGTGCGTATTCCGCATTCCTTGAGCCATTTCATATCTTCTTTTGTCACAGTATTCGTAACAACCATTTTTCCCTGCATTCCACCGGGCATATACTGTTTTATATAGTGAAAATCGCCGGCTACAATATCTGCATCATAAAAGAATTTATCAAACTTGCCTGCCCTGTTGATATCTTTGTTCTGCTCCTTACCTGTAGGATACAGCATTTCAAACGGCAGACGGCATGCTATAGGAGCGATTATGCTTGCTATCCTGTCCAACATTTTCAGGGACTTAATAGGTATGTTGATGCCCAAAGCAACCATAAGGTCTCCAAGAATAAGTTCGCAGCCCATGTCCTGAAAGCCTTCCGCCATTCCATACCTGTCAATGGCAGGAAGAATAAACACGCTCTTCCCCTTAAGCTTTTCCACATTATCATTTATAAAGCGAGGTATCTCCTTTTCCAGTGACACCTTAAGGCCAGAGCCGTCAACCATTGGGGTGATCTTTGCAGCTTCCCTTATAGGAAGAGCATCTTTTATCCTGTAACGATTTTTACCCGCATTCAGGTAAACATCAATTCCCCCCATTCCAAAGGCATCTACCTTCCCATCCAGCTCCTCGATTAGTTTGATTGCTTTCTGAATGTCACCGTCAGTTCCTATCCTCTCAATAATTACATTTTCATTGTTGATATCCATGGACACCCTATGGTCCCTTTTGGAAGAGCCTATGCTTATACTAACTATATGCTTCATATTGCACTATCCTTTCAGTGTAATTAATATATCCGTCAAATTATCCAGATTCACATTGACATCTTCTTTTATCGGAGATTTCCCTATATCTATCTCTATAATCTTGTTGTCCAACAAATCTCTGGCTATCCGGTTGCGATAATCAGAGGCCATGACAATAACAGTATCAAAGCTTCTGAATTTATTGATAAGCTCCATTATTTTGTTGGAAAGCTGCACCCCGCTGCAATCGTTAACAAAATCCGTTCTTTCTTTCTCTGACATAAGGATGCTATACTCAACTCCATAGGTTCTAAGCACCTTCTCCACTTCTATTTTATTCTTTATTGGAAAGCCTATTGCCGCGATGCTTTGACCTTTTCTTATCTCTCCCAGTCCTTCAAGCCGTGAGATAAAGGTTCTCTCCACTCCAAGCTTCTCTGCTACCTCCTGCTGTGATAATCCCAACATACGAAGCGCAAGAATTTCCTTGACTTTACTATTTATTTTTATCCTGCTTATTACCTTATCCCCAATTCGTACAATATCCATTCTCACACCTCTAACATTCTATTATCGGTTTGTGCACCATATTGTATACAGCTTAATTGTAATACTTATGTTTTTCTTTCACAATATGGAAATTGACCACACCAAAAAGAAAACTCCCGGGAAGCCTAACTTCCCGGGAGAAATAGTAGAACGGTATGCATCAGAATAGCAAAGCGGTCCTGTCTTTAGCTGAAGTATACTTATACAGAAATTGTCAATGGCTCTTATGAACGAAACCTTAGACATTACCGTATGCGAGGCATGGACGCCAAGCAAGCTTCCACGTCCACGGATGGATATTGGAAGCGTTAGGTAATTCTTAGGTTAAGAGAATTAGTGCCATCAATTTTTGTATACCTATACGCAGCTATAGACAGGGCCGCTCTTGTTACTTGCTTGCCTTACTAATGTAATCCAAATACTCCATTAATATATCCTTAACCTCCGCACAGGTGGTCAACTTGAATATCTCAGTCTTTACTTTGGTGGAGCCAGGCATTCCCTTAAGATACCACGCTGCATGCTTGCGCATCTCCTTAACCCCTACCCCTTCTCCTTTAAGCTCTGTCACCATGCTCATATGCGTTATGATTGTTTCCACCCTCTGTTCAAAGGTAGGCTCAGGCAGAAGCTGTCCAGTCCTAAGGTATTCTATCGTACGCTTGAATATCCAAGGGTTGCCTTGTGCCCCCCTCCCAATCATTACTGCGTCACAGCCCGTCTCTTCAAACATTCGCTTTGCATCCTGAGGTTTTACTATGTCTCCGTTTCCTATTACAGGTATATTGATTTCCCTTTTTACTTGTTTTATTATGCTCCAGTCAGCATTGCCGCTGTAATACTGTTCTCTTGTTCTGCCGTGGATGGCTACTGCTGCTGCACCCTCTTGGGCTGCAATGCCGGCTATCTCTACAGCATTGACCAAATCAGCATCCCAGCCCTTTCTGGTTTTTACAGTAACAGGCACCTTCACGGCTTTAACAGCAGCTCTAACAATCTCCCTTACCAGGTCCGGCCTTCTCATAAGGGCGCTGCCGTCGCCATTCTTCACTATCTTAGGCGTAGGGCATCCCATATTAATATCTATTATTGCTGCCCCATTTGCTTCTGCCTGTCTTGCAGCCTCCGCAACTATCTCAGGGTCACTTCCGAAAACCTGCACTGCCGCCGGTCTTTCCTCCTCAGCTATCTCCAATAACACTGCAGTATTATCGCTTTTATAATGCAGCCCCTTGGCGCTGACCATTTCTGTATAAGTAAGTCCGCAGTCCTGCCTTTTACACAGTATCCTGAAGGCCATATCAGTAACTCCCGCCATAGGAGCCAGAAATACATTGTTATTTAGCTTTACACTGCCTATCTGCATCATGATTTTACCTGCCTAAAAGCCCTAATTGCCACTAGCTTTCCCTGTTTCTTTCGTAAATTATTCTCAGCCCTTCAAGAGTAAGCAGGCCGTTTACTGTATCAATGGTTTCAGATTCTGAGGCAATCAGCTTTGAAAGGCCTCCGGTAGCAACTACCTTCGCATCCGGCTCCCCCAGTTCCTTTTTCATACGTCTTACCAGATAATCCACCTGTCCTACATAGCCGTATATTACTCCGGACTGTATACTGTTAATGGTGTTCTTGCATATTACTGCTCCAGGCTTTATAAGTTCAACTCTCGGCAGCTTGGCAGTCCTTTCAAAAAGTGCATCCATGGAGATCCTGATGCCGGGTGATATTGCTCCTCCCAGATATTCGCCGTTCCTTGACACTGCACAGTAGGTAGTAGCTGTACCAAAGTCCACGATTATAAGTGGCCCGCCATATATCTCATATGCGGCGACAGCGTTTACTATCCTGTCCGCTCCCACTTCTTTGGGATTATCAAGCTTTATGTTTATACCTGTTTTGATGCCTGGGCCAACTATCAATGGCTCCCTGCTGAAGTATTTTCTTGCCATATGTTCAAGCGTGTACATTATAGGGGGTACCACTGAGGAAATTACTACAGCTTCTATATCAGAAAACTTATAGTCTTGGATTGCAAACAGCTGACTTATAATCATCCCATACTCATCAGAGGTCTTTTCCGCATCAGTTTTTACTCTCCAGAAGTTGACAAGCTTTTTCTCCTGATAAATTCCCAAAACAATATTTGTATTTCCAACGTCAATAACAAGTACCATACTATATCCTCCACAAAAATAATTCTATTTTTATATTCATATATTCAAATACCTCAAAGCCTTGCCCGAATACCTCGAACCTCGAACCCGCAATGTCAGCAGTAATATTCTAGCATCACTGCAGTTTTTTTTCAACTATGCCCCCTATATATATCCGTGCAAGCCCCTTACAGATACCTCTCCAGACATTATCTCCTTTATTGTTCCGTCTCCAAGCTGTACCACAAGATGCCCTTCTTCAGATATATCTATTGCCAAGCCTATTATTTCCTCTTTCTTGCTTATTACCCTTATCTCCTTGCCTAATACTGCGGATTTGCTCTTATATCCAGCTAGTAAAGACTCTATGCTGCCCTCTCTTACAAAATCCTCATATACTTCTTCCAGCTCGTTGAGCACTGCAGCTACTAAGGCCTTCCTCGAAACAGCACTGCCCTTTTCCAGTCTAATGGATGTTGCAATGCT
Above is a genomic segment from Clostridia bacterium containing:
- a CDS encoding type III pantothenate kinase — its product is MVLVIDVGNTNIVLGIYQEKKLVNFWRVKTDAEKTSDEYGMIISQLFAIQDYKFSDIEAVVISSVVPPIMYTLEHMARKYFSREPLIVGPGIKTGINIKLDNPKEVGADRIVNAVAAYEIYGGPLIIVDFGTATTYCAVSRNGEYLGGAISPGIRISMDALFERTAKLPRVELIKPGAVICKNTINSIQSGVIYGYVGQVDYLVRRMKKELGEPDAKVVATGGLSKLIASESETIDTVNGLLTLEGLRIIYERNRES
- a CDS encoding transcriptional regulator; this encodes MDIVRIGDKVISRIKINSKVKEILALRMLGLSQQEVAEKLGVERTFISRLEGLGEIRKGQSIAAIGFPIKNKIEVEKVLRTYGVEYSILMSEKERTDFVNDCSGVQLSNKIMELINKFRSFDTVIVMASDYRNRIARDLLDNKIIEIDIGKSPIKEDVNVNLDNLTDILITLKG
- the hyfB gene encoding hydrogenase 4 subunit B; protein product: MYIINNGPLAAAMLVFYTASALTSLVFYNKHKICNILSNLLSSIAAAAGIWLSIANIVEGTQKTVIASFSMSVPHIAFNLYIDKLSAFFILALSILVLAVSIYSIGYISHYYNKRNVGMFNFLYNTFILSMIFVMTSGNVIGFLISWELMSLLSYFLVIFEGEHAENRKAGTLYLIMTHIGTAFLTIAFMLTYKYTHSLEIGVNIGAVPASIKSIVFVLLLIGFGTKAGVIPFHVWLPYAHPAAPSNVSALMSGIMIKTAIYGILRFAFISFTDKPMWWGVLILTAGAVSAVLGVAYALMEHNIKRLLAYSSIENIGIILMGMGISFMAYSSGNMVLCGLSMMAALFHLLNHTLFKGALFLGAGSIHYATHTKDMEELGGLIKKMPFTGLLFLIAALSISAIPPFNGFASEWMTYQSLFMSLGSNTSAINLISMLTVAALAMAGALAAACFVKLIGISFLGLPRSEHAESAREVPASMRIGQGLLTLLCVILGIFPTLALRLIDRVNLEMIGTTLISDLQGGAFFVYYPLSINKNAISPIAVVIMGVVIASVTFILVKLAGGHSKERKYGTWDCGFVGLNPRMQYSATGYSKPLRIVLKPLYMPGREIKTEEGASPYYHKSIKYIVSTQSLFELYFYAPIIRLFAQFSKRTRHSIQTGSIHAYLIYIFVTMIALLVYYVLS
- a CDS encoding quinate 5-dehydrogenase, which encodes MKHIVSISIGSSKRDHRVSMDINNENVIIERIGTDGDIQKAIKLIEELDGKVDAFGMGGIDVYLNAGKNRYRIKDALPIREAAKITPMVDGSGLKVSLEKEIPRFINDNVEKLKGKSVFILPAIDRYGMAEGFQDMGCELILGDLMVALGINIPIKSLKMLDRIASIIAPIACRLPFEMLYPTGKEQNKDINRAGKFDKFFYDADIVAGDFHYIKQYMPGGMQGKMVVTNTVTKEDMKWLKECGIRTLVTSTPDLEGRSFGTNVIEALLVALIGMGMDEITTDDYLRVLKEINFQPRVEHFDNEEVIYADNQV
- the greA gene encoding transcription elongation factor GreA; the encoded protein is MSKQNILTIEGLAKLEEELDFLKSKRRAEVALRIKQALAFGDISENSEYDEAKNEQAFVEGRIAQVENILKTAKVVDEDDIQTDIVSVGCKVTLKDVELGDEVEYTIGGSAEADPLNLKISNESPVGKALMGKGIGSIVDIVVPDGVIKYEILNINK
- the dusB gene encoding tRNA dihydrouridine synthase DusB codes for the protein MQIGSVKLNNNVFLAPMAGVTDMAFRILCKRQDCGLTYTEMVSAKGLHYKSDNTAVLLEIAEEERPAAVQVFGSDPEIVAEAARQAEANGAAIIDINMGCPTPKIVKNGDGSALMRRPDLVREIVRAAVKAVKVPVTVKTRKGWDADLVNAVEIAGIAAQEGAAAVAIHGRTREQYYSGNADWSIIKQVKREINIPVIGNGDIVKPQDAKRMFEETGCDAVMIGRGAQGNPWIFKRTIEYLRTGQLLPEPTFEQRVETIITHMSMVTELKGEGVGVKEMRKHAAWYLKGMPGSTKVKTEIFKLTTCAEVKDILMEYLDYISKASK
- the lysS gene encoding lysine--tRNA ligase — translated: MANDELNLSEILKIRRDKLEQLKEAGRNPFEILNYDQTHHSRDIKDNFEEMEGKDVSIAGRIMSFRDMGKASFCDIQDRYGRVQTYIKQDEIGEEEYKIFKTYDIGDIVGIKGFVFKTKRGEISVHVKQVLLLCKSLQPLPEKWHGLKDTEMRYRQRYVDLIVNDDVRDTFYKRTKIIKAIREFLDAKDYIEVDTPILATIASGAAARPFKTHSNALDIDLYLRIATELYLKRLIVGGFERVYEMGKDFRNEGIDVRHNPEFTMIELYQAYADYNDMMELTENLVAYCAEKVLGTTKVNYQGIELDFAPPWNRLTMVEAVKKYSGVDFNEIKSNEEAREVAKKLKVVDELKKKLQDCSKGDILNAAFEVYAEEHLIQPTFIMDYPVEISPLTKKKNDDPTMTERFEAFIYAREIGNAYTELNDPIDQKERFEQQANDKELGDDEAYATDDDFVNSLEIGMPPTGGLGIGIDRIIMFLTDSYSIRDVILFPTMKPQA